A single genomic interval of Daucus carota subsp. sativus chromosome 1, DH1 v3.0, whole genome shotgun sequence harbors:
- the LOC108213040 gene encoding uncharacterized protein LOC108213040 — protein sequence MMLLLVYLYIRQSLTLVTKHQTFRTSCLAKPIIRSYSSKRIIPINVDSADFKLWFLKNKCGLSGKPLLNASKCLNFDSSDQRPLSVLELFRSFRIPQSTVTKIISTNPYILKNFHPEKIIKPKLEFLRSISRSQAELVSIVSKHPFILRRSLTNFLIPSLDLLNSVTGCYRKSVVALKYNPYILNFCHKSFLLNIQFLSTLGVPHSQIVKLLRNCGPVLAESHDKLRNVAVKVKDMGFNLESSYFISAIYTLSFVTDATWESRCVLLRSFGFSNSEIHSMFKKLPFVMRYSERNIAAKMEFFLNKLQWTPFRLSSCPVVLGYSLEKRTISRCSVLQVLVIKNITSESYRLLTILVMSEKKISEDFVNAYKDEVPELIEAYQGKLRFDEYTFKQRGQLSLMQL from the coding sequence ATGATGCTGCTGCTTGTTTATCTGTATATTCGTCAATCTTTAACCCTAGTTACCAAGCATCAAACTTTCCGCACTTCGTGCTTAGCAAAACCCATTATTCGTAGTTATAGTAGCAAAAGAATCATACCCATAAATGTAGATTCTGCAGATTTCAAGCTTTGGTTTCTCAAGAACAAATGTGGCTTATCTGGAAAACCCCTGCTTAATGCTTCTAAATGTCTAAATTTTGACTCCTCTGATCAAAGACCCCTCTCGGTTCTCGAGCTCTTCCGGTCCTTTAGAATCCCCCAGTCCACTGTTACCAAAATAATTTCGACTAATCCCTACATTCTAAAAAATTTTCATCCTGAAAAGATCATAAAGCCAAAGCTTGAATTTTTGCGCTCTATTTCCCGATCTCAAGCTGAGTTAGTTTCTATTGTCTCAAAACACCCGTTTATACTTAGAAGAAGTTTGACCAATTTCCTGATACCCTCCCTTGATTTGCTCAACTCTGTAACGGGTTGTTATCGAAAATCAGTTGTTGCCCTAAAGTACAatccatatattttaaatttttgtcacAAATCTTTCCTGCTAAATATACAGTTTCTTTCTACACTCGGTGTGCCCCATTCCCAGATTGTGAAACTTTTAAGAAATTGTGGTCCAGTATTAGCTGAATCACATGACAAGTTGCGTAATGTTGCTGTGAAGGTTAAGGACATGGGTTTTAATCTTGAGTCTTCATATTTTATCAGTGCTATCTATACATTGTCTTTTGTCACTGACGCGACTTGGGAATCTAGATGTGTGTTGTTAAGAAGCTTTGGTTTTTCTAATTCTGAAATCCATTCCATGTTCAAGAAGCTACCATTTGTCATGCGTTATAGTGAGAGAAATATTGCGGCAAAGATGGAGTTCTTTCTGAATAAATTACAGTGGACACCATTTAGGTTGTCAAGTTGTCCAGTTGTTCTTGGTTATAGCTTAGAGAAGAGGACTATTTCGAGGTGTTCAGTTCTGCAAGTTTTGGTCATAAAGAACATCACCAGTGAAAGTTATAggttattgactatattggtgaTGAGTGAGAAAAAAATCTCCGAAGACTTTGTAAATGCATATAAGGATGAAGTTCCTGAGTTGATTGAGGCATATCAAGGGAAATTAAGATTTGATGAATACACTTTTAAACAGAGAGGACAGCTAAGTTTGATGCAATTATGA